The genomic segment gtaAGTACATTACTGTttctttaatattatattaatatattttggaCCTTTTTATTGTTATCAATTGACCCCTTACTAAATTAAATTTCTAATCTTTAGATATGAACCCTGAATTGCGTCTCCTTTAACCTATCTTTGAAATGAACCCTAAATTGCGTCTCCTTTAACCTATCTTTAAAATAAACCCTGAATTGCGTCTCCTTTAACCTATCTTTAAAATGAACCTTACTCATTTTTCATCTTAATTTATGTGCAAATATCCTCATAGTAGCAAATTTGACGTGAGCAATGAACAACATATAATAAAGttataaaattatacttttTCAGGATTTTATTAGTTGCTACAATCGACTAatattatttggtgtatatttcttcatgtataatataaaatatagtaaaatgatatcttgtttgattcgtcttaatatttattttataatattaatttttttaaatttttaatcatatgaaattaaagatattaaatatttaaatggtgcattaaatagtgtaaaaataaaGTGTAGCTATATAAAAAAAACCGGACAAAGTATTAATATAAGTGATTTGGTTATTTATGATAAATTTGTATTATGAATGATGGCGTGGGAGAAAAAGTCAAGAATGACCCACGAGCCATTAGCACGAATGCACGATTTCCGCTTTCCAAATAGGATCATAATAAGGTTCATTAGTAgctagtttaaattttttacataatttaatttaatatgttgttttatttatttatattttaaatcatgtatgattaaaacttaaaaatattaatattatgaatatatgttattaatgatatatataaataatatccaatttgattatattcttttttatatattaccTATAATGTACGAAAAAGCTGCTAGTACGATGAATAGTGCAACTAATCATAATATAGCAACTACTAATCATATTAGATAAATACAAATTTAACTCCAATTTAGTTTCGATATTTTCGACTCAtgcataagaaataatataatcaaaTGGGACCTTgatttatttttcacaaaacttagtcttttaatatgtattttttgtaatttttattttgtcaaaataaatatatttaatatcaaaatatacattaaattacgtgtaaaaaaatatagaaaatattgGATAACTGAAGAAAATACATAGTACTTATTTTCCAAAGTTTTAAAAGTAGATGTTTAAGACATTGTGTAGGTGTTTTAAATTTAAAGTAGGTATTTAATCAATCAGTTGTTCCCAttctttttttatgtattttgaatATAGGTGTTCAACAGGGCGGGTCTACCTAACGGGTCAGATCAATAACGAATCGGGTTATTAATAGGCCTTTGTGTAAAGGGTCTAGCTGGGCCTGGTCGGGTTGAATAATTATAGGAATtagttataaaaaatattttaccactttttttatacttttatatgATAAGATTATATACATAGTTGAATTGACCCAATGGgccataatatatattaaaaaactattgTATGAATTAAAAAACGGGTCAAAGTGGGTTGTATTTCAACGGACTTTGACCCATCCCAGTCCGTTTAACATTAAACATGATCCGCGCTACCCTCCCCGCCCAGTCCGTTGTACACCtctatttttcaataaaattatgatatttttaattatcttttgCGTTTTCTCcctaattttaaagtttaatattacaGTTAACAGAAAAAtagagtcttttttttttttattattattattagtgctAGTGGGTTGAGCTTCTGAgtgaaaaagtatatatatagcTTATGAGTTCTAAAATTTCTATTCACTCAAATTTGTTTTTTCTGTTCGTCTATCTTAACCAGACAAAATTACATTTTTCCATAGCGATTATTAAAGAGAAAGGAGAGGGATCGAGAATATTAAGTATGTCAAGTTTAGGTATGTCTTATACTACTGTAGCAGATTGTTTTGATCAATACGTTCGAATTATTGAAACATTTGATCCTTTGATGTTTCGGAACAATCACGATTATCGATTCCAGGTTTATGAAGGTTTAACTCCTTTTTTGGAACATCGAAGGAGATATGGTTTACATGACGATAGTATTCTGTGGTTGATTTATCGAGCGCAATTGCCGGATTCTGGATCTAGACTAGACGAGATGACTGAGCGGCTATTGATTGAATCAGAAACTCCATCACCAGATTCTCAATCGGCAATCGATGCTCTGGAAACGATTAAGATCACTCCGAATCACATAGAGAGCGATAATTCACATTCAAATTGTCCGATTTGTCTAGATCGGTTCGAGATTGGCACTAAAGCGAGGAAAACGCCGTGCAATCACATCTATCATTCTGAATGCATTGTTCCATGGTTGGTGCTGCGTAATACTTGCCCTGTTTGTCGCCATCAGTTAGAATCGGGTCCTGTAAATTGCCGGCAAAACTCGAGAAACACTAGTAGCGATGATTCGAATACAAGCAGGAGGAATACGTTTTCCTTCATATTGCCTGTTCGTTCACAAAACAATGGCCGCAACTGTGGGAATCCGCCATTCGTAGTTGGAGAGATTCACGAGAACTAacctatttaaaattaaaattaaaattaaaatagttaatatttagaagttaattattatagtttttttttttttaagatttatttTGAAGATATGTAGTTGCTAGTGACCTAAAGAGCTGTAGTTTGAGATATAATTAAGATAGTTTTTTATTACTCCTACCTTGTAAGCTTATAATTAGGCTAATTTTCTAATGTGTTAACGTTGtagttttaaattttacatttaACATCCTGCTAtacttatttttagaaaaaatttccCAACATAATTTAATGGATAATACTAATAACTGCAAATCACTACAGCCACCATCAACGATCAGTCTCTAAATTTTGTTTCTTTAAtcttttttcaattaaaatttagaGGAAATACAAATTGATTGTTCTCATGTTTCAAGATAATGAATGATGTgactttcaaataaaaaatttatcaatttaaattgttaaaaaaacatCATTGTAAATGTTGAGAAGCAATGAGACGGACTGAAGGAAGACGATCGGAACTCTAAATTGATGAAAATGCATTATGAAAATTAGTTCGGAATATTGAGAGAAacattgatttgaatttttggGTTCATAGAAAAACATTTTGGAAAAAAGAAAGTTTCACTTCTCAAGTAAAAATTTAAGACATTAtcacttttatattttattaatattattttgaatcattttattaTATCAATTGTCCCCTTTCTAAATTAAATTTCTAATCTTTAGATACGAATCATGAATTGCGTCTTTTTAACCTATCCTTAAAATCAATTATCTCCTCGTCTGTAAGAGGGCGTTCCATGGATTCGATAAACTTAAAGGTGTTCCACtcgggtcatcgggttgattttGAGTCAGATTTTTCGGATTGGTTCAAAATTGAATGTTGTGTCCGTATTGGTTTTtcacatattttttaatttattttgaagtagAGTCAAGTCGGATTCGATTACAATGTTGGTTAAAAATCGAGTTTTCAGATCTATTTAGAATACCTCGTCTAAGCGGTATACGAGAGCAGTGACTCGTCATCCCTTTCTTATTGCTAAAATTATCAATTAAGCTTatgtaaaatagaaaatttaatgtCAATGGacaatcaatcatcaataatcaataaatcaataaaatatactaatgaagaaaaaaaatttgaaacacGTGTCAAACtcttattaaaaatttttccttttttctatttttgacaTGGAAACTTTGGATATTTTAAGGGTATGTTTCGCCTAGCTTTTGGAAATCAATTTTTGTTTCCTAAAAGTAAATCAATAGAAACTGTTTCTAGAGAAATACTTTTTAGAAACAGATGTGTTTGcctcatatttttaaaaagagttTTTGGGAAACAAAAACAATTTGTGTTTGGCCTTTTTTTCCTATATTTACTTAaagttattgttgttatatgATGGAAAAACATATAGCATACACTAAAAAATAGTCGAGTTAGGTCAAAAAGTATCGATTTTTAGAAAAAACACCCAAAAACATACATCATACACTTAAAATAATCACTATaatgttagaaaaaaaaattcaaatacaccagagtaattgaaaataaaaataaattcaaaatttgacaatttactatataaaaaacatatttaaatgtgttaataaatttaaagataaaacatatatgaAATTTTGATCGCATAATATTCAATGAGCGTagaattacttaaaataattggGATGTTGGTTGTGATAACAAATGAATAATTatgcaatgaagaagaaaattttgaattttggaaGAAGATATggggaaagaaaaaaaagagtaaTGAAAAAGATTTTCAGTTAATTGGAGAAAATATaggaatttttttaacataaaatgagaaaaatatgaAGCTCTTTGAGAAGTTGTAGTTTCTCCTCTTGACCCTTGTAGaagttgtttttaatttttttgaaaattgttttaacttttaaaaacaTAGTGTTTGGTCAAATTTTGGCTTTTTCATCGTAGAAGTTGTTTTAAAAGCTTGGTCAAATACTACCTAATTGATATTTAAGGaaacaattaactcattaaagaatgtaatatttgttgattaattataaatatatgtgatctaatgatatattatatttctttatataaaTCTATACCTTTTTATTCCAAATCTTGAAGAAAATTAAAGTTTACTTTATTAAATCATTATCAAAACTGAAGTGacttaatcaaaaaaattatataatggaCCGGatcaatacaaaaatttgtgatttttaGGTCCTCTCTTGAAAGACCGTCTTTTTTAAAGACAGCTCTCAAAAGTCCAACCCACGTCCTATATTTAGTTAATacctttttaaattaaaaaaaactgcaCTTTCTTGaggattttttaaatttaaaatatggtcTGGCCCATATAGAAAAGATCTTTCGTATAGACCGTCTCAACTAAGAATTTATGGTgattttttaaagtatatatgaTAAGTTTTATAGCTTATCAGATccataattactatttttattctatttttctattttatacaCAGACGAAAAGTACACTGTCTATTTCTGTCTCTCTCCCACTTTTCTGTAGTGTTATTCTGAAATCTGGTAAATATACCATctaaaagtgtttttttttcgtCGTTTTAAGAAATCGTAAATGAAAATTTGGTTGTAGAAATTATGTGGgtgtttgattattttaatggatttttaaTTCATGTTTTTTAACGACATTAGAGTTAAGAAGTTGGATTTTCTCCCTACTTTTGTTGGTGTGGGTGGGGGTACAAAGCTATTGACATTGATTTCTTCCAAGAACTAAAATTCGAACcatcaaaaggtttcaaaactAATAATAGTCCAGGATGATCTGCAGGATGAAGGAAAAGAGGATCTGAATGATCAAGAGAACTCGAACCAGAATCTTGAGAACCAGAATCTTGATTCGTCATTGTGAGTGAGCAGTTGAATCAGATCGAAGCAAAAGAAGACACAGAAAAAAGATTAGTGATGATGCATGCGTATGATATGAGAGGATATTGATAAGGATTCAgaaaagctctgataccatgttgattttgattgatgaagTTCAAAGACAGCAGAGAAAGAAAGAGGGGAAGAAGTAGAAGAAGCAATGAGAGAAAACAGAAAAGAATTGACctcctttctttttatttcaattaaaactcaacaacaacaaaataacaaGAGAGTATGAGTATATATACTAGAcataaagaaaataagaaaatataaagcTAATTATGTCTAACAGATCTTGTGGGTGAATTTGTGAATCATAATGGTTGAATttttgtgttatatatatatatatatatatatatatatatatatgaagaagttCCGGTGAGAATCATCCTTATacgagaaccgtgagaaccaatctgctTAACAAAAAGGTATTACATTTTTACTAAAAAGGTGTTAcacttttatgaaaaaaataatacttttaggcaaataagtgttactttaaaaaaaaaattatgaacgaaaaggtgttactttttacataaaaaggtgttacttctcgaaaaaaaaaacgtatttatatttttattttgaaagtaacactttttttgctaaaaaagtaccagatttattcaaaaaaaaagtaacatttttttgtacaaaaGTAACGcttttttctttgaaaaagtaacacatttttatcggagagattggttctcacggttttcATATATGCTTGGTTCTCAATGGAATTTgactccatatatatatatatatatatatatatatatatatatatatatatatatatatatatatatatatatatatatatatatatatatatagggagaagttcaagtgaaaaccatccatatatgagaaccgtaaaaaccataaaatggtgttactttttatataaaaaggtgttacttttttcagaaaaacgtgttactttggatttgtattatttttccagacagttactgttttttggtaaaaagtaccagatttttttaaaaataaaagtaacacagtttaTATGTAAAAGTAGCACGctttctgtaaaaaggtaacacattttttggttctcacggttcgcatagaaccttggttttcacctgaacgcgactctatatatatatatatatatatatatgtatatatatatatatatatatatatatatatatatatatatatatatatatatatatatatatatatatatatatatatatatatatgtatatatgtatatatatatatatatatatatgtatatatatatatatatatatatgtatatatatatatatatatatgtatatatatatatatatatatgtatatatatatatatatatatatgtatatatatatatatatatatgtatatatatatatatatatatgtatatatatatatatatatatgtatatatatatatatatatatatatatatatatatatatatatatatatatatatatatatatatatatatatatatatatatatatatatatatatatatatatatatatataggggagggatccaatgTGAAGTGGTATGAAAATTAGAAGGGTGAGAAGAATTTTGAGCCATTGATTTCTGAAAGATCTAATGGCCAGGATAATGAACCGGAAAAAGTAGGGCAAGAAAggaaaatttgttttaattgaaatcggttttaattgaaaaaccTTCACttgattttaattgatttattccTCTTTGAAAAACCTTCAAGAATAGTCGACCGATTCTTGAAGCAACGAACCAAGAGTTCTCatgtattttttgtttgatttcattAGATGTGAAACATATGTAAATTTATCAATCACACCTCTAAAAGGAACGGAACACTTTGCCCTACCGTGTATCAACACATTCTCAAAACCATGGCTTTCAAAAACAATGACATAATTTGCCACATCATCAACAAGTTTATCCAATTCAACATCAAGTACATAATCTTCAAATACCTCATCCAAAACAACATCCCCCAGTACATCAGCCACAAAATCAACACCCTCATTCACTTGTACATTACCCTAATCGGCAACAATACCCTCATTTACCATCCTTGGAATAGAGGTGACCCATTTAACCGTGTCAACAATCTCATCAATTGTATTCAGCACGATAggattcataaaaaaaactttgggTTTGTGAAAAAGGTGTAGATGAGGTTGAAGGAATATCAGGTTAAGGGACAGGAGGAGAAGACAGTGAATGTTTTTGTTTtaacaacaatttaattttctaCATGTAAAACCCAGACACAATTTGAGTGTCCCTCCTCATAAGCATAAGCAGCTCATATATTTCCTACAAAAGAAGTCAATATAAGTTAAAATGTTGTTCAAAAGAAAGTAACTATATAGAAAAAGAAAGTAATTGTATTGAAAAACAAGTAACTATgacatattatataaaaaatataaataagaaggCAACATTAAAAGTAAGATTATACTTACATCCTCAGCTAATCGGCGTATATCAGAATTTCGCATTGCATTTAAAGGCAACTGAAACTCAATTTTCTCATCGTTTTGCGGTGGTTGATCTCTGAAGGGTTCTTCATTTAGACTTGGATGTCCAATATCAATGTGGTTCACCTTTACCCCCACAGCTTGACCACTTTCAAAAACCATCGACTCACTCATGGGATATCTACTCAAAATTATACCATTACCAAAATGATTAGCAGATATTTCCTTCTTAATTCTTTTGGATACATCCTTATCGGTCCAGTGAGAGAAAAGAGTTAAAGAGGATGGCACGGAGATATTCTTAAACTTCAAACGATGGAAATAAACTATACTAAAAAAAATCTTTGTTGTAAAGGTTAATATTAGTATGTTCTTAGAacaagatactatgttatgactaaaggttactatgactatgtatagttactgtcttaGAACAaggttaaattttaaaaaaactttgcaGTAATGctaatgctactatgttcttagaacaagatactatgttatgactaaaggttactatgctactatgttcttaggaaaagatactatgttatcacTAAAGGATACTATTACTATGAATAGTTATTGTCTTCTCTATAAAGTTAATCATATAGAATTACTAAATAACAGCCTCAACATCACAACAATTAACTAATATaagcaaaaaaaactaaaattacaaTGTTCGAAATCAAGATACTAGTGGATAAATTTACCTTATAGGCCTTTGTTGGACATTGTCACTTTCCTCACCTCTCCTCTTTCTTGTGttgacatttttatttttcaaattttacacATTAGTAGAGGTGGAGGGAATATCAACTGGATTTCTACAACCTCGTTGACGACCTGACCTCGAAGTTGACCCACCTCTTATTTTTTCCAtaacaactcaaaaaaaaacatGTGATAATTGAAGTTGAAGTCATTATCATAAAGGTTTTAGTACAACTATTACAACAGTAAGTTGAAGTCATTTGCCAAATAAATATGAGCATGCTCAGATAAAGCAATCTAAAGAAACCATAAGCATAGTCCTTCATTTAAACTTAAGCCTACTCAGAGAAATCGCAGAACGAAGAATAAAACCCaataaaaaaccctaaaataatcTTCTGTGTGGAAACTATGATCCAAACAAACAAATCACAGAATTAAACcaaatcaaaaaccctaaaaatcaaatatcagaataatactcaaataaaaactaaaaatagaagaataaaccctaaaaacacaaaataatcaAAGAGGAAAATGTAAAATTGAAGATAAAGCAACGAGAGAAAATCGAATGAAAATGTAAAATCGAACGAGAGAAAATCGCAAATGAAGATCAACAAAATGAACCGAATGGAGGATGAACCTTCAAATAATTTTACTGAACCGAATGAAGGACAAATGGAGGATGAATGGCGATCGAATGGAGGACGAATGACGATCGAATGAAGGACGAATGCAGTTgagaaaacaaagaaatgaagATGAGAGAGAAACAGAAAAGAAACAAGTCAATTACTGAATCGGTTCAATTTTACTAAACCGCGTGCATCTTAAAGTTAGAAACATCAGACAATACTGAGCGTCGATCATTACTATGGACGGTTgtaaatccttctcacccttctcatttgatcctaaatctatatatatatatatatatatatatatatatatatatatatatatatatatataaaacaaaataatgtctTGTCTGAGAAAATGAATTGGGAAGGCAACTGGAAAAGCATTTGATGTTTACCGTTGTAATTGTGAATTTTGAGTATTTGATTGGTGATCAGATAAAGTTGCAATCTTTGATTAtaaattattgaatattttgcCAATAAGAGTCTTAATGATTTggatatttataaattatagtaatttgtttttttcaaattacGGCCACCAAAATATCAAATTGTAGAAGGTTAGAAACTTCGACCACCAAAATGAATGGAATTctataatgattataatattttggTAGTTATAAATCGCAAAAAATAACACTGcaattgtaattcgcaaaaagtATTAAACTTTAAGAcagtaattcgcaaattattccaCGTTATTTCGTATTTCATCATTGGGCATTGGAATTACATAACCTTTTTTAGTGTTGTAGTCGTAAATTTAGATTCATTGATTAGTGGAAATAGATTAAGTTGCAATCTTAGGTATggatttgttttaaattttatgattgAGTAATGAAACTACAAATCTTTTTGATGCAGAGTACTTTTGGTTGTTGGGTAAGTTGATTTGGGACATTTTGTGGGGAAAAGTGGCGGTGGTTATAACCATGTCAAGTCGTGGAAATATACACTGGTGTCATCAACGTAGGCGGCTAATTCGCCCTCGAATCGAGGGCATGGGTTGCCCTAGTTGTGATGGAGGATTTGTGCAGGAATTAAGTGAGTTAGCTGGTGGTCGTGTAAGAGATAGTTTAGATCGTTTAGTTCGGACTATGAAAGCTTTTGACCTTTCGATGTTTCGGAGTCATCGCGAGTATAGATTAGAAGTTTGTAACGCTTTGGTTACTTGTTCCGTGCTAAGAGCTAGACATCTTATGCATGAATATAGTAGTCTGTGGTCGACCAGGATGCCAGTTGATAGTAATGGTGGGTTTGAGTTGTTTGTTAATGGAGACTCGGGAAACATTGGTGATATATATACGAGATTTGGACTTAACGAGTTGATTGAACGGGTATTGATTGAAGTACAAAGTTCACTACGAGCACCAGGTCCTCGATCAGCAATCGATGCTATGCTAAAGATAAAGATCACTCCGACTCATATTGAGTGTGATTCACATTCACATTGTCCGGTTTGTAAAGATCTGTTCGAGTTTGGCACTGAAGCTGAGGCAAACGCCTTGCAATCACATATATCAATCTGATAGCATTATTCCATGCAGTTAGGTTCGCATTCATAACATATTACACAAGGGAAGAAGGAAGGAATGATCAGAATACAAGCAGGAGAATCATAACCATAACAGATAGCAGCCAGCAGGTTCATTATTGTGCTACAATTGTTGCATGGAGGGAGAGCCTAGGCCCGATTTCATCTAGAACATGGCTCGAGTTATTTGATTGAATACCAGTATAACATTTAACACAAAATAACAGTCAAATTGATATCTTTTTTACAATTAGTGATGGGTATCTTTTCTATGCGAGTATTTTATgggtgttagagtatataacatatcctgaagcctcaaccatcaacttaagtttttggttgagttggctccttgacatggtatcagaagccaacgtgacaaaagatcacgggtttgaatctcaaccacccctcatttaagtAGAAAATTAAGCACCAGGTATGAGGAGAGCTTGTGCTGCATCACCAGGTATGAGAAGAGtttgtgctgcatccacacttctagcacGAAGGGATCTTGTGTGAGGGgcatgttagaatatataacatatcctagggcgtcaaccatcagcttaaacttttggttgagttgattccttaacAATAGGTATCTTTTATTGGCAATGACGTCACTCTTTAACAATAGGTATCTTTTATTGGCAATGACGTCactctttctttaattcttataacacaATATTAAGTTTAATTCAATAAAGAATCGATACGAGTGGATATGGAGCTTGTAAATCCTCGTATGCACCATCAATACGCTACGGCGCTACCTATGGTGAATACTTTCGAATCATTACAAACAGAAGTTTAATACTGATGCCCGCAAAATCGGAGATTTCGTAAGGGATTTCGAGCAACGAGAAAAATATAAGC from the Amaranthus tricolor cultivar Red isolate AtriRed21 chromosome 12, ASM2621246v1, whole genome shotgun sequence genome contains:
- the LOC130797141 gene encoding E3 ubiquitin-protein ligase RZF1-like, with translation MEDEPSNNFTEPNEGQMEDEWQLEKHLMFTVVIVNFEYLIEYFWLLGKLIWDILWGKVAVVITMSSRGNIHWCHQRRRLIRPRIEGMGCPSCDGGFVQELSELAGGRVRDSLDRLVRTMKAFDLSMFRSHREYRLEVCNALVTCSVLRARHLMHEYSSLWSTRMPVDSNGGFELFVNGDSGNIGDIYTRFGLNELIERVLIEVQSSLRAPGPRSAIDAMLKIKITPTHIECDSHSHCPVCKDLFEFGTEAEANALQSHISI
- the LOC130797059 gene encoding E3 ubiquitin-protein ligase RZF1-like translates to MSSLGMSYTTVADCFDQYVRIIETFDPLMFRNNHDYRFQVYEGLTPFLEHRRRYGLHDDSILWLIYRAQLPDSGSRLDEMTERLLIESETPSPDSQSAIDALETIKITPNHIESDNSHSNCPICLDRFEIGTKARKTPCNHIYHSECIVPWLVLRNTCPVCRHQLESGPVNCRQNSRNTSSDDSNTSRRNTFSFILPVRSQNNGRNCGNPPFVVGEIHEN